The following proteins are co-located in the Cardiocondyla obscurior isolate alpha-2009 linkage group LG12, Cobs3.1, whole genome shotgun sequence genome:
- the LOC139107388 gene encoding splicing factor U2af 38 kDa subunit-like: protein MAEYLASIFGTEKDKVNCSFYFKIGACRHGDRCSRIHNKPTFSQTCLLQNLYVNPQNSAKSADGSHLVANVSDEEMQEHYDNFFEDVFIECEDKYGEIEEMNVCDNLGDHLVGNVYIKFRREEDAERAVNDLNNRWFGGRPVYAELSPVTDFREACCRQYEMGECTRSGFCNFMHLKPISRELRRYLYSRKKSKGRDRSRSRSRSRGRDRRRRSRSRDRRSKSRDRRSRSKDRRKGRDDKGRDGRSGRY from the exons ATGGCCGAGTATCTGGCATCGATATTCGGCACCGAGAAAGACAA agtCAATTGCTCGTTTTACTTCAAGATAGGCGCCTGTCGACACGGTGACCGGTGTTCACGTATTCATAACAAGCCGACCTTCAGTCAG ACGTGCCTACTGCAGAATCTTTACGTAAACCCTCAGAACTCCGCGAAAAGCGCGGACGGATCTCATT TGGTCGCAAACGTGTCCGACGAAGAGATGCAGGAACATTACGACAATTTTTTCGAGGACGTGTTCATCGAATGCGAGGATAAGTACGGCGAGATCGAAGAGATGAACGTGTGCGACAATCTTGGCGATCATTTGGTAGGAAACGTTTACATTAAGTTCCGAAGGGAGGAGGATGCCGAAAGGGCGGTCAACGACTTGAACAATCGTTGGTTCGGCGGCAGGCCGGTTTACGCCGAGCTATCTCCCGTCACCGATTTCCGCGAGGCATGCTGCCGCCAGTACGAAATGGG AGAGTGCACGCGCTCTGGATTTTGTAACTTCATGCACTTGAAGCCGATATCGCGGGAGCTTCGCCGATACTTATACAGCCGTAAGAAGAGCAAGGGCCGTGATCGTTCAAGATCGCGATCGAGATCGCGGGGTCGTGATCGCAGGAGACGGTCCCGATCCAGAGATAGGAGATCCAAATCCCGGGACAGAAGATCGAGATCGAAGGACCGACGCAAGGGGAGAGACGACAAGGGCAGGGATGGAAGATCTGGtcgctattaa